Part of the Zingiber officinale cultivar Zhangliang chromosome 6A, Zo_v1.1, whole genome shotgun sequence genome, GTAAGCTTCTACGCCAACAACCAATGAAGTTCTATAAGAACTTCTTATGAGACATCAGTTGAGGTTTGTGCTGTTTACATTCCTTTCTaatttatttgtatggagtcattAGAAAAGCCAAAATGCAGGGTAGAAACTCAATATAGCTCGAAATTCATATTTCGGGTACTTATGCAAACAAACATATATAGAGCAGACTTTTTATTTTCCAAATTATGTGCACAAATGATTTCATTTGTAACAATCAAACCATCAATTAGTCCACTTACTAGATTCTCCATAATTTAATAGAATGAAGTGTTTACATTTTTAATACTGCCACGATAGAGAATAGATATATATATCGTAGCTAAGAACATATGCATTATATCGCTTCATGTATACCATATTATTATTGTTGACGTGACAAtatgtgtaaaataccggaaataggcgaatattaataagggaattttccggaatttttggacatttttcgggaatttttcggagctcgtatggacgagttcacggggatgaaaacggggcccggagaaaagtctatttaggctacccaattaagcgaggaattgtttcttttataattcctttttacttattctaatttcttttccttatttctcTTCCTCGCCAAAACCCGCtgccctcttctcttcttctccccgacgccgcccgattctcctccatgccctaaccgccggtcaCGACGGTTCCCCCCTTTTAATCTCCTCCTTGTCTCGGTGAAGCCGACCACCACTGTCTGCCGATGCCGGCGACCCAACCTCTGCCCTAGTCGAGCACACCACCGACCGCCTTTGTGCCCTTCTACTTCTCTGCCGCCACTCCAACCGGAGCCGAGCCATTCTCCGGCCACCatatcatcttcttctcttctctatgCTCTAGTACTCCGACCCGAcgttttccttttcttctctacagaagccgacgccgaccccTTTCGCCGGTGCCCTAGCCCTGCCGATCTGTGCTTTTGCCGTGCCGACCGCAACCAGCCTTTTTCCTCCACTCAAACACCGCCGACATCTATTGGTGCTGACCTTCCCGTGCCCTAGCGCCGCTGTCGTGCCACTGCCGATCCACCGCCGGCGCTCCTGTGCACTAGCAGTGTCATCGGATCATTGATCACCTCCTACCAGTGAAGAGGAAGTTGGGTAAGGATTTTTGTTAACGTCAATAGtgatatggatttaggtatacTACTATAAGGTTTTCTATTTAGTTGGATTTGGAATTTGTTTTCCAATTAGCAGTGAATGGTCTGAAGTTGCTGGATTCCGGTCTTTCCGTTGTGAATCGGGTCCGTTGCCATCACAGACGACTGAAGGAGAGTTagaggtaaggtttatggttttgatctttgtggtagattattgctagttgtgttagcaataattattgatttaggtttaaaagTATATAATGGTGtaattggggttaatgaaactaacccaaactggtcagtggattagaaattagtttagctatttatttataattaaattagctaaaccgTGTAATTTAACACAGgagtttgacgcgagacgagtatctcggagtcagattggactatttcttttggaggcgggtacttttgacttattgtctttgatatgcttagtaattaaattaacaagatgcattaattgtgtttcttacttgtttcggttaatcactgcccaatacatgctacctgttgattgattgtttgtttacatcttgtatggatatgtacctgattccacatgctcatgggtagtgatataaccatattttaccatgtcaggacctaggtttgataccttatatgatcagataccttgatatgattcatttgctttggtgcacattatgatatgtccagagattggtttagtatattaccatgtttagtgacatgcaccattcgcatgattgcatgctgagtgattgattgctcctttattgtcgagcactttgccagtttcatcactgttcggtgctccgttgtgacgctcatgggtagcgggacacagcgtggtagcacgtcagtttgactcttccggtgctccgttgatccgctcatgggtagtgtgacgcagcgtgtagcacgttagagattcctccccgtcatagtgtaccgggagatgagagcattgcgctcccccatttatgatttggggtaggagtacgtatgtactccgacagcatcccgtccactcgatcactcatcaggagtagtgttgctgagtgcacggttgtcacagccctacccactcggtcccactgttgttgtgagtcggctgactggcgtcaggggtgaccatgacattggcatcatatgcatgatgcatttattgtttgtgtttgttgcacttatatgctgcacattgcttggataccttgattgacatgcatacaggtcttctatacctttcggactgtttgtccttttaccgggtcctggttagtacagattctctcctgtcttcttcggtttgtagttacctttatctttatcaggagactgtacgcatgattagtgctaggtgttatttctttactttgcatatcaattgtacctgctgagtgttggactcaccccgcctccattgttgttattttcaggttgatgctgtcaggagggagttccagtcgctagtccccacagcacgtagtgctagtcctctgctgggttgagttgttattttattttagttttttttttttctatcagactttgttttagtcttgttttggatttttcatatggatattgtatggaatcctttcgtttgatggacctttgatatgatttggattttattctactatatgcctgcctggacggcagaagaggtgggttcgtcggttttgagctttacgagtgtagtggagtagggtggatttcgagtcagagttttattgttttgtttactattttattaactgcgtggttgtggcagccagaggctgaatacttatataaactgcgtggtgattggttttatttactgttattattccagccgcctgtggctgaggtatttatgtatgtagaaagtttcagattgtccgtcgtacaggggagatgctgccaaaattttctcggacagggtcttctctgggggcgtgacaatatgaTTCATCTAAACTCTCTAGGTTATTGAAATAACAGAAGAATTGAGCAAGTGGACTATCATATGACTACAACTGATATAAAAAATTAGCAAACAATTGTCAAAATTAGAAGCTCAGGGAACACATCTCAGTATTCCTCCATTCTAAAATGCATTCAGTTTATATAATTCAGTTAATGACCAAGAAGACTCTTTATCACAGATTAAACTGAAAATAACAAACAAGGGTAGATTGCATCTCATAGCTGAAAATGGATTCTAAAGAAGCAACAAGTTGCTTCTTGCTAAAGATAATGAACTTAATTAcataaaccttagctaaaacaaggtaatgaacttacataaacttgaacgcacctactcataaatatgatcttgtatacattctgccaactctgatcgcacctcatcaatttcttctcgagAATACTCTGCTTGTGTGAACTGTGAACATTaatgaggaaaaaaaatcaacattgactttgcatattttaaatagtttatttcaaataatttgagacataAGCAAGTAAACATTACTATAGATCGTAGTGAATCTCTTTCGATAATTTCAACTTCTTCAACAATTTggctcataaatcgcatcacataGTAACCACATTGTTTGGCATCTTGTTGTCGAGGAGCCTATGGAAATTAGagacatattattaatgataaacatacacattaaaatatatgttatatGTAATTACACATACCTTTACTATTACCCACATAGCCTTTTTTCTACCTTTCctttccttgtttgaattaaacaatcttaaggcccttcatacgttaatgatttttttatatatgagttttgtattaacataaatgcttaataaaaaagaaatatgaactcacatttccactaTATATTTCCAATCCTCATCATGAATGCGGTGCCTTAGAgaatccaacaaataaataaCTTCATTGCAAGGGTCAATAACAGTGAGAATCCAATGGAAACTATGCAATAAACACATAATTAGTGCATATAATTCAATAAATTATCAAAAGACaacaattgaaagtgatgttttaattCTTACTTACCCGATATTacatggcaccaatacaagttgaTCTACAGATGCACCACTTAGCCTGCCTGCCAAATGACTTGCCCTTTGGTTTAGCCTTTCAAGCTTACCTTTTTTGTCATGTGCAGTGTTTGCCATATATGGGATTTTATCACTACGacaaaatccctcatagacatcagtggaacaacaacggttttaggctaaaaccgatgtctttgaatattttacatcggtttttctaaaaaccggtgtctatgagcgtaaattttagctcatagacatcggttttttaggcgatgtctatgagcgccctttttttcgttaatagacaccgattttaacatcggtttttaaaatccgatgttaatgaacccaaataaaatattttaattttccccacaagccaaaatctccacactgtgaattccctccaaacctaaatctttatcccgccccttcctccgcgcgaccatctctctcgcgtaaacctaaacctaaaaccTCTGACCATCCGACCATTTCTCTCAGCCTAAATCTAAACCTCCGATCATCTCTCTCAACcttatctccctcttcccccttcctagatcctctcccgatTAAGATCAAGACACGAGGTGGTTCACTCTAGCCCCCTGTTGTCGTGGGCGATGATGGCGCCACACAAGCCCTTGTTCTTCAGGTTCTGCTTTCACGACTGCGCCTTCTTGGGCCACCTGTACGTCCCTTGCTTCGTCCAGTGGTATAACTTCGACTTCCCCCGCTTAGAAAAGAGCATCTGGCGCACGTCCTCCTCCGGTGGCCTAGTTTGCTTGATGAACACCAATGACGGAGATTGCTTATTGGTCGGCAATCCCATCAAGAGAGACTGGAAGTTGCTTCCTCGAGTCCTCGGCGGCTCCTCCCCCCTGTTCAACGCGCTCGCCTTGTCGTTCGACCACCT contains:
- the LOC121995376 gene encoding F-box/kelch-repeat protein At3g61590-like, with translation MAPHKPLFFRFCFHDCAFLGHLYVPCFVQWYNFDFPRLEKSIWRTSSSGGLVCLMNTNDGDCLLVGNPIKRDWKLLPRVLGGSSPLFNALALSFDHLTRDYTVVSSSMDLVAPIAVLLVAAAVTLGTEASIHPYDLEPFREVGNALLLSGGSEGIVASRLDTLGPLRIGDGRAYIK